One segment of Bacteroides caecimuris DNA contains the following:
- the xylE gene encoding D-xylose transporter XylE, which produces MNNTTNEGSKLYLYSITSVAILGGLLFGYDTAVISGAEKGLEAFFLSASDFQYNKVMHGITSSSALIGCVLGGALSGIFASRMGRRNSLRLAAVLFFLSALGSYYPEVLFFEYGKPNMDLLITFNLYRVLGGIGVGLASAVCPMYIAEIAPSNIRGTLVSCNQFAIIFGMLVVYFVNYLIMGDHQNPVILKDAAGVLSVSSESDMWTVQEGWRYMFGSEAFPAAFFGLLLFFVPKTPRYLVLVQQEEKAFSILEKINGKAKAQEILNDIKATAHEKTEKLFTYGVAVIVIGILLSVFQQAIGINAVLYYAPRIFENAGAEGGGMMQTVIMGIVNIIFTLVAIFTVDRFGRKPLLIIGSIGMAVGAFAVAMCDSMAIKGIFPVVSVIVYAAFFMMSWGPICWVLISEIFPNTIRGKAVAIAVAFQWIFNYIISSTFPALYDFSPMFAYSLYGIICVAAAIFVWRWVPETKGKTLEDMSKLWKKNK; this is translated from the coding sequence ATGAACAATACAACGAACGAAGGAAGCAAACTCTATTTGTATTCCATCACATCCGTTGCTATCCTGGGCGGACTGCTTTTCGGTTATGACACGGCAGTTATCTCCGGAGCAGAAAAAGGATTGGAAGCTTTTTTTCTTTCAGCCTCTGATTTCCAATATAACAAAGTAATGCATGGAATCACTTCTTCCAGTGCATTGATAGGTTGCGTACTTGGTGGTGCGCTCTCCGGTATTTTCGCTTCCCGTATGGGACGCCGTAATTCGTTGAGGCTTGCCGCTGTACTTTTTTTCCTTTCAGCATTAGGTTCTTATTATCCTGAGGTTTTGTTCTTCGAATACGGAAAACCAAATATGGACTTGCTGATTACGTTTAATCTTTATCGTGTCTTAGGCGGTATCGGCGTCGGACTGGCATCTGCCGTTTGTCCGATGTATATCGCGGAAATAGCGCCTTCCAACATTCGTGGAACGCTTGTTTCGTGCAACCAGTTTGCCATTATCTTCGGTATGCTGGTGGTGTACTTTGTGAATTACCTGATTATGGGCGACCATCAGAATCCTGTTATTCTGAAAGATGCTGCCGGTGTTTTATCAGTAAGTTCTGAGTCTGATATGTGGACTGTACAAGAAGGATGGCGCTATATGTTTGGTTCGGAAGCTTTTCCTGCTGCATTTTTTGGCTTGTTATTGTTCTTCGTGCCGAAAACTCCCCGTTATTTGGTGTTGGTACAACAGGAAGAAAAAGCCTTTTCTATTTTGGAAAAAATTAATGGTAAAGCAAAAGCTCAGGAAATCCTTAATGATATCAAGGCTACTGCTCACGAAAAGACAGAAAAACTCTTTACTTATGGAGTGGCAGTAATTGTTATCGGTATTCTTCTTTCCGTATTCCAACAGGCTATCGGCATTAATGCGGTACTTTATTATGCTCCGCGCATTTTTGAAAATGCAGGCGCAGAAGGTGGCGGTATGATGCAAACGGTTATTATGGGTATCGTAAACATCATTTTCACATTGGTTGCTATCTTTACAGTAGACCGCTTCGGACGTAAACCGCTATTGATTATCGGTTCTATCGGTATGGCAGTAGGGGCATTTGCGGTAGCAATGTGTGATAGCATGGCTATAAAGGGAATCTTTCCGGTAGTTTCGGTTATCGTATATGCCGCATTCTTTATGATGTCTTGGGGACCGATTTGCTGGGTATTGATTTCGGAAATCTTCCCGAATACAATTCGTGGCAAGGCAGTTGCCATCGCTGTAGCTTTCCAATGGATATTTAATTATATTATATCTTCCACTTTCCCGGCATTGTACGATTTCAGTCCGATGTTCGCATACAGCCTTTATGGAATTATCTGTGTAGCTGCCGCCATCTTCGTTTGGCGTTGGGTGCCCGAAACGAAAGGCAAGACACTGGAAGATATGAGCAAGCTTTGGAAGAAAAACAAATAA
- a CDS encoding xylulokinase: MFLLGYDIGSSSVKASLVNAETGKCVSSAFFPKTEANIIAVNPGWAEQDPESWWENLKLSTQAIMTESGVSAAEIKAIGISYQMHGLVCVDKNQHVLRPAIIWCDSRAVPYGQKAFETIGEERCLSHLLNSPGNFTASKLAWIKENEPAIYEQIDKIMLPGDYIAMKLSGEICTTVSGLSEGMFWDFKNNRVADFLMDYYGFDSSLIADIKPTFAEQGRVNAIAAKELGLKEGTPITYRAGDQPNNALSLNVFNPGEIASTAGTSGVVYGVNGEVNYDPQSRVNTFAHVNHTIDQTRLGVLLCINGTGILNSWVKRNIAPEGISYNEMNVLASKAPIGSAGISILPFGNGAERMLNNKEIGCSIRGLDFNTHGKHHIIRAAQEGIVFSFKYGIDIMEQMGIPVKMIHAGHANMFLSSIFRDTLAGVTGATIELYDTDGSVGAAKGAGIGAGIYKDNNEAFATLDKLDVIEPNVAKRQEYADAYAKWKYRLEKSMAGKIPAPVLSSDK, translated from the coding sequence ATGTTTCTATTAGGTTATGACATAGGTAGCTCGTCTGTAAAAGCGAGTTTGGTAAATGCGGAGACTGGTAAATGTGTATCCTCGGCATTTTTTCCGAAAACAGAAGCGAATATTATTGCAGTGAATCCCGGATGGGCGGAACAAGACCCGGAGAGTTGGTGGGAAAACTTAAAGTTGTCCACACAGGCTATTATGACCGAATCCGGAGTGAGTGCCGCCGAAATTAAAGCCATCGGTATCTCTTATCAGATGCACGGATTGGTTTGTGTTGATAAGAATCAGCATGTATTGCGTCCTGCTATCATCTGGTGTGACTCCCGTGCGGTGCCATACGGTCAGAAAGCGTTTGAGACAATCGGGGAGGAGAGATGTCTTTCTCATCTGTTGAACTCACCGGGAAACTTTACCGCTTCCAAGTTGGCGTGGATTAAAGAAAACGAACCTGCCATCTATGAGCAGATTGATAAGATAATGCTGCCGGGCGATTATATTGCCATGAAGTTGAGTGGAGAAATCTGCACTACTGTTTCCGGACTTTCGGAAGGTATGTTCTGGGATTTCAAGAACAACCGGGTGGCTGATTTCTTAATGGATTATTACGGATTTGATTCTTCTTTGATTGCAGATATTAAGCCGACATTTGCAGAACAAGGACGTGTAAATGCAATAGCTGCCAAAGAGCTTGGACTGAAAGAAGGGACACCGATTACCTATCGTGCAGGCGACCAGCCTAACAATGCCCTTTCCCTGAATGTGTTTAATCCGGGAGAGATTGCTTCTACGGCAGGAACATCGGGAGTGGTTTATGGCGTGAACGGTGAAGTGAACTATGATCCGCAGTCACGCGTCAATACCTTTGCACATGTCAATCATACCATAGATCAGACACGTTTGGGAGTATTGCTTTGCATCAACGGAACGGGTATTCTCAATTCATGGGTGAAACGCAACATTGCTCCCGAAGGAATATCTTATAATGAAATGAATGTATTGGCTTCCAAAGCTCCTATCGGCAGTGCTGGAATCAGTATCCTGCCCTTTGGCAACGGTGCCGAACGTATGCTGAACAATAAAGAAATCGGTTGCAGTATCCGTGGACTGGATTTTAATACGCATGGCAAGCATCATATTATTCGTGCCGCTCAAGAAGGTATTGTATTCTCTTTTAAATATGGCATTGATATCATGGAGCAAATGGGAATTCCTGTGAAGATGATTCATGCCGGACACGCTAATATGTTCTTGAGTTCTATCTTCCGTGATACTTTGGCGGGAGTGACGGGAGCCACTATCGAGCTTTATGATACAGACGGTTCCGTAGGCGCTGCGAAAGGTGCGGGCATCGGTGCAGGTATCTACAAAGATAACAATGAGGCATTTGCTACACTCGACAAACTGGATGTGATTGAGCCTAATGTGGCAAAACGCCAGGAATATGCTGACGCATATGCCAAATGGAAATATCGCCTTGAAAAATCAATGGCAGGCAAGATACCGGCTCCGGTTCTTTCTTCAGATAAATAA
- the ileS gene encoding isoleucine--tRNA ligase codes for MGKRFTEYSQFDLSQVNKDVLKKWDENQVFAKSMTERDGCPSFVFFEGPPSANGMPGIHHVMARTIKDIFCRYKTMKGYQVKRKAGWDTHGLPVELSVEKALGITKEDIGKKISVADYNAACRKDVMKYTKEWEDLTHRMGYWVDMKHPYITYDNRYIETLWWLLKQLYKKGLLYKGYTIQPYSPAAGTGLSSHELNQPGCYRDVKDTTAVAQFKMKNPKPEMTEWGTPYFIAWTTTPWTLPSNTALCVGPKIDYVAVQSYNAYTGEPITVVLAKALLNVHFNAKAADLKLEDYKAGDKLVPFKVIAEYKGTDLVGMEYEQLIPWVKPVEVSENGTWKASDKAFRVIPGDYVTTEDGTGIVHIAPTFGADDANVARAAGIPSLFMINKKGETRPMVDLTGKFYLLNELDENFVKECVDVDKYKEYQGAWVKNAYDPQFMVDGKYDEKAAQAAESLDIVIAMMMKADNKAFKIEKHVHNYPHCWRTDKPVLYYPLDSWFIRSTACKERMMELNKTINWKPESTGTGRFGKWLENLNDWNLSRSRYWGTPLPIWRTEDNTDEKCIESVEELYNEIEKSVVAGFMKSNPYKDKGFVPGEYTEENYDKIDLHRPYVDDIILVSKDGQPMKRESDLIDVWFDSGAMPYAQIHYPFENKELLDNRKVYPADFIAEGVDQTRGWFFTLHAIATMVFDSVSYKAVISNGLVLDKNGNKMSKRLNNAVDPFTTIEKYGSDPLRWYMITNSSPWDNLKFDVEGVEEVRRKFFGTLYNTYSFFALYANVDGFEYKEADVPMAERPEIDRWILSVLNTLIKEVDACYNEYEPTKAGRLISDFVNDNLSNWYVRLNRKRFWGGEFTQDKLSAYQTLYTCLETVAKLMSPISPFYADRLYTDLITATGRDNVVSVHLAEFPECQEEIIDKELEARMQMAQDVTSMVLALRRKVNIKVRQPLQCIMVPVVDEEQKAHIEAVKNLIMNEVNIKEVKFVDGAAGVLVKKVKCDFKKLGPKFGKQMKAVAAAVAEMSQEAIAELEKNGKYALNLDGAEAIIEATDVEIISEDIPGWLVANEGKLTVALEVTVTEELRREGIARELVNRIQNIRKSSGFEITDKIKITISKNTQTDDAVKEYNTYICNQVLGTSLELVDEVENGTELNFDDFSLFVNVMKN; via the coding sequence ATGGGTAAGAGATTTACTGAATATTCGCAGTTTGACCTTTCGCAGGTGAACAAAGATGTGCTGAAGAAATGGGACGAGAACCAGGTTTTCGCCAAGAGTATGACAGAACGTGATGGCTGTCCTTCGTTCGTGTTTTTCGAAGGACCTCCCTCGGCTAATGGTATGCCGGGTATTCACCATGTAATGGCTCGTACCATTAAGGACATTTTCTGTCGCTACAAAACGATGAAGGGTTATCAGGTGAAGCGTAAAGCCGGATGGGACACGCACGGACTGCCTGTGGAACTGAGTGTGGAAAAAGCATTAGGTATCACAAAGGAAGATATTGGTAAGAAAATCTCTGTTGCCGATTATAATGCTGCTTGTCGCAAAGACGTGATGAAATATACCAAGGAGTGGGAAGACCTGACTCATCGGATGGGATATTGGGTGGATATGAAGCATCCTTATATCACGTATGACAATCGTTATATTGAAACATTATGGTGGCTATTGAAGCAACTATATAAAAAAGGATTGTTGTATAAAGGATATACGATCCAGCCGTATTCACCAGCTGCAGGAACTGGATTGAGCTCACACGAGTTGAATCAACCGGGCTGTTATCGGGATGTAAAAGATACAACGGCTGTTGCCCAATTTAAAATGAAGAATCCTAAACCGGAAATGACCGAATGGGGAACTCCTTATTTTATCGCTTGGACAACTACTCCATGGACATTACCTTCAAATACGGCTCTTTGTGTGGGACCGAAGATTGATTATGTGGCTGTACAGTCTTATAATGCTTATACCGGAGAACCTATAACAGTGGTTTTGGCAAAAGCTTTATTGAATGTACATTTCAATGCAAAAGCTGCTGATCTGAAATTGGAGGACTACAAAGCCGGAGATAAACTTGTACCGTTTAAAGTGATTGCTGAATACAAAGGTACTGATCTTGTCGGTATGGAATATGAACAGTTGATTCCTTGGGTAAAACCTGTTGAAGTATCTGAAAATGGTACTTGGAAAGCTAGTGATAAAGCTTTCCGTGTAATACCGGGTGATTATGTTACTACAGAAGACGGTACAGGTATTGTTCACATTGCACCTACATTTGGTGCAGACGATGCGAATGTGGCACGTGCTGCAGGAATCCCGTCACTTTTCATGATTAATAAGAAAGGCGAAACTCGTCCGATGGTGGATTTGACTGGTAAATTCTATCTGTTGAATGAGCTGGATGAGAATTTCGTAAAAGAATGTGTTGATGTAGATAAATACAAAGAATATCAGGGTGCATGGGTGAAAAATGCTTATGATCCTCAATTTATGGTGGATGGCAAATACGATGAGAAAGCTGCGCAGGCTGCCGAATCTTTGGATATTGTCATTGCCATGATGATGAAAGCAGACAACAAGGCTTTCAAGATAGAAAAGCATGTCCACAATTATCCGCACTGCTGGCGTACAGACAAACCGGTGCTTTATTATCCATTGGATAGCTGGTTTATCCGTTCTACCGCTTGCAAGGAACGGATGATGGAACTGAATAAGACCATCAACTGGAAACCGGAGTCTACCGGAACAGGCCGTTTCGGCAAGTGGCTGGAAAATCTGAATGACTGGAACCTGAGCCGCTCCCGTTATTGGGGTACTCCGTTGCCAATCTGGCGCACGGAAGATAATACAGATGAAAAGTGTATCGAGTCTGTAGAAGAACTTTATAATGAAATAGAAAAATCGGTAGTTGCCGGATTTATGAAATCCAACCCGTACAAGGATAAAGGTTTCGTTCCGGGCGAATATACTGAAGAGAACTATGATAAGATTGACCTTCACCGTCCGTATGTAGACGATATCATATTGGTGTCGAAAGACGGTCAGCCGATGAAGCGTGAATCTGATTTGATTGACGTTTGGTTCGATTCGGGTGCTATGCCTTATGCGCAGATTCATTATCCGTTCGAAAATAAGGAATTGCTGGACAACCGCAAGGTATATCCGGCTGACTTTATCGCAGAAGGAGTGGACCAGACACGCGGATGGTTCTTTACGCTGCATGCTATCGCTACGATGGTATTCGACAGCGTGTCATACAAGGCTGTTATTTCTAACGGACTGGTGCTTGACAAGAATGGTAACAAGATGTCCAAACGCTTGAACAATGCTGTCGATCCGTTCACTACGATTGAAAAGTACGGTTCCGACCCGTTACGCTGGTATATGATTACTAACTCTTCTCCGTGGGATAACTTGAAGTTCGATGTGGAAGGAGTGGAAGAAGTTCGCCGTAAGTTCTTCGGTACTTTATACAATACCTATTCATTCTTCGCGCTTTATGCCAACGTAGACGGATTTGAATATAAGGAAGCCGACGTGCCGATGGCGGAACGTCCGGAAATCGACCGTTGGATATTGTCTGTATTGAACACATTGATTAAAGAGGTAGATGCTTGCTATAATGAATATGAGCCGACCAAGGCAGGTCGTTTGATTTCCGATTTTGTGAATGATAATTTGTCCAACTGGTATGTTCGCTTGAACCGTAAACGTTTTTGGGGTGGTGAATTTACACAGGATAAATTGTCTGCTTATCAGACATTGTACACTTGTCTCGAAACAGTTGCCAAATTGATGTCTCCTATATCACCGTTCTACGCAGATCGCTTATATACAGACTTGATTACTGCAACAGGACGTGACAATGTGGTTTCCGTCCATCTTGCCGAATTCCCGGAATGTCAGGAAGAGATTATAGACAAGGAATTGGAAGCCCGTATGCAAATGGCACAGGACGTAACGTCTATGGTACTGGCATTGCGGCGTAAAGTGAATATCAAGGTTCGCCAACCGTTACAGTGTATCATGGTTCCGGTGGTAGATGAAGAGCAGAAAGCTCATATCGAAGCCGTGAAGAACCTGATTATGAACGAAGTAAATATCAAAGAAGTCAAGTTTGTTGACGGTGCTGCCGGTGTATTGGTGAAGAAAGTGAAATGTGACTTTAAGAAACTCGGCCCGAAATTTGGAAAACAGATGAAGGCAGTAGCTGCTGCAGTTGCTGAAATGTCACAGGAAGCCATCGCTGAATTGGAAAAGAACGGGAAATATGCATTGAACCTGGATGGGGCGGAAGCTATCATCGAAGCGACAGATGTAGAAATCATCAGCGAGGATATTCCTGGATGGCTGGTGGCCAACGAAGGCAAGCTGACTGTGGCGCTTGAAGTGACTGTTACCGAGGAGTTGCGTCGTGAGGGTATTGCCCGCGAACTGGTGAACCGTATTCAAAATATACGTAAATCGAGCGGTTTCGAGATTACAGACAAAATAAAAATAACAATCTCGAAAAATACGCAAACAGATGATGCGGTAAAAGAATATAATACTTATATTTGTAACCAGGTTTTAGGCACATCTTTGGAACTTGTTGATGAAGTGGAAAACGGTACAGAGCTTAACTTTGACGATTTCTCACTGTTCGTGAATGTGATGAAAAACTAA
- the xylA gene encoding xylose isomerase yields MATKEFFPGIEKIKFEGKDSKNPMAFRYYDAEKVINGKKMKDWLRFAMAWWHTLCAEGGDQFGGGTKQFPWNGNADAVQAAKDKMDAGFEFMQKMGIEYYCFHDVDLVSEGASIEEYEANLKEIVAYAKQKQAETGIKLLWGTANVFGHARYMNGAATNPDFDVVARAAVQIKNAIDATIELGGQNYVFWGGREGYMSLLNTDQKREKEHLAKMLTIARDYARARGFKGTFLIEPKPMEPTKHQYDVDTETVIGFLKAHGLDKDFKVNIEVNHATLAGHTFEHELAVAVDNGMLGSIDANRGDYQNGWDTDQFPIDNYELTQAMMQIIRNGGLGNGGTNFDAKTRRNSTDLEDIFIAHIAGMDAMARALESAAALLNESPYKKMLADRYASFDGGKGKEFEDGKLTLEDVVAYAKANGEPKQTSGKQELYEAILNMYC; encoded by the coding sequence ATGGCAACAAAAGAATTTTTCCCGGGAATTGAAAAGATTAAGTTCGAAGGTAAAGATAGTAAGAATCCGATGGCATTCCGTTACTACGATGCTGAAAAGGTTATCAACGGCAAGAAGATGAAAGATTGGTTGAGATTCGCTATGGCATGGTGGCATACTTTGTGTGCTGAAGGTGGCGACCAATTCGGTGGCGGAACAAAGCAATTCCCTTGGAATGGTAATGCTGACGCAGTTCAGGCTGCAAAAGATAAAATGGACGCAGGTTTCGAATTCATGCAGAAAATGGGTATCGAATACTACTGTTTCCACGATGTAGACTTGGTTTCTGAAGGTGCAAGCATCGAAGAATACGAAGCTAACCTGAAAGAAATCGTAGCATACGCAAAACAGAAACAAGCTGAAACTGGCATCAAACTGTTGTGGGGTACTGCCAACGTATTTGGCCATGCACGTTATATGAACGGTGCTGCTACTAACCCTGATTTTGATGTAGTAGCTCGTGCTGCTGTTCAGATCAAGAATGCAATCGATGCAACGATCGAACTGGGTGGTCAGAACTATGTATTCTGGGGTGGCCGTGAAGGCTATATGTCTCTTCTGAATACAGATCAGAAACGTGAAAAAGAACACCTGGCAAAAATGCTGACCATCGCTCGTGATTATGCTCGTGCCCGTGGCTTCAAAGGTACTTTCCTGATTGAGCCGAAACCGATGGAACCGACAAAACATCAGTATGATGTAGATACAGAAACAGTAATCGGATTCCTGAAAGCTCATGGCTTGGATAAAGATTTCAAAGTGAACATTGAAGTAAACCACGCAACTTTGGCTGGCCACACTTTCGAACACGAATTGGCAGTAGCAGTAGACAACGGCATGTTGGGCTCTATCGACGCTAACCGTGGTGATTATCAGAATGGTTGGGATACAGACCAATTCCCGATTGACAACTACGAACTGACACAAGCTATGATGCAAATAATCCGCAACGGTGGCTTAGGTAACGGTGGAACAAACTTCGACGCTAAGACTCGTCGTAACTCTACCGACCTGGAAGATATCTTCATCGCTCACATCGCAGGTATGGACGCTATGGCTCGTGCATTGGAAAGTGCAGCTGCTCTGCTGAACGAATCCCCATACAAGAAAATGCTGGCCGACCGTTACGCTTCATTTGATGGCGGTAAAGGTAAAGAATTTGAAGATGGCAAGTTGACTTTGGAAGATGTAGTTGCTTATGCAAAAGCAAACGGTGAACCGAAACAGACTAGCGGCAAGCAAGAACTTTATGAAGCAATTCTGAATATGTATTGCTAA
- the thiD gene encoding bifunctional hydroxymethylpyrimidine kinase/phosphomethylpyrimidine kinase, which produces MEHHPVILSIAGSDCSGGAGIQADIKTISALGGYAASAITAVTVQNTLGVRTMQAMSPEIVRGQIEAVMEDLQPVAIKIGMVHDIQIVRVISDCLKKYRPEYVVYDPVMVSTSGRKLMTDETIEEIKKELLPLATLITPNIDEATVLTGKSIHNIREMQEAAEILTDNFHTSLLIKGGHLEGDDMCDLLHTADSIYHIYKEKKIESRNLHGTGCTLSSAIATCLAKGYPMQESIRHAKNYITQAIIAGKDLHIGHGNGPLWHFPAPIAQMCTFCAVVS; this is translated from the coding sequence ATGGAACATCATCCAGTCATTTTATCCATTGCCGGCTCCGATTGTTCGGGAGGCGCAGGTATTCAGGCAGACATAAAAACAATCTCGGCTTTAGGCGGATATGCGGCATCGGCCATCACCGCAGTCACCGTACAAAACACATTGGGAGTACGCACCATGCAAGCTATGTCCCCTGAAATTGTCCGCGGGCAGATAGAGGCTGTGATGGAAGACCTCCAACCTGTCGCAATAAAGATAGGCATGGTACATGATATTCAGATTGTCCGTGTCATTTCCGATTGTCTGAAAAAGTACAGACCGGAATATGTCGTGTACGACCCAGTAATGGTATCTACCAGCGGTCGAAAGCTAATGACGGACGAAACCATCGAAGAGATAAAGAAAGAGTTGCTGCCACTTGCCACCTTAATTACGCCTAATATAGACGAAGCCACCGTGCTCACGGGTAAAAGTATCCATAATATCCGGGAAATGCAGGAAGCAGCTGAAATATTGACGGATAATTTCCATACCAGCCTTTTAATAAAAGGCGGTCATTTGGAAGGAGACGACATGTGCGACCTCCTACATACTGCCGACTCCATATACCATATATATAAAGAGAAAAAGATAGAAAGCCGTAATCTGCATGGAACGGGCTGTACCCTCTCTTCTGCTATCGCCACCTGTCTGGCCAAAGGCTATCCCATGCAAGAATCCATCCGGCATGCCAAGAATTATATCACTCAGGCTATCATTGCAGGAAAGGACTTGCATATCGGTCACGGCAACGGCCCGTTATGGCATTTTCCCGCCCCCATTGCGCAAATGTGTACATTTTGTGCGGTTGTATCATAA
- a CDS encoding RNA recognition motif domain-containing protein, which translates to MNLYIGNLSYNVKESDLRHVMEEYGTVASVKVITDRETRRSKGFAFIEMPDDAEANNAIKQLNGAEYVGRSMVVKEALPRN; encoded by the coding sequence ATGAATTTGTACATTGGAAATCTTAGCTATAACGTTAAGGAATCAGATTTGAGACATGTAATGGAAGAGTATGGAACGGTTGCTTCAGTAAAGGTAATCACAGATCGGGAAACAAGAAGATCAAAAGGCTTTGCGTTTATCGAAATGCCGGATGATGCAGAAGCTAACAATGCTATCAAACAATTGAACGGTGCAGAATATGTAGGTCGTTCAATGGTAGTGAAAGAAGCATTGCCAAGGAACTAA
- a CDS encoding NUDIX hydrolase, translated as MQNIQKNTPLANNHISVDCVVIGFDGEQLKVLLVKRAGEDNGEVYHDMKLPGSLIYMDEALDEAAQRVLYELTGLKNVNLIQFKAFGSKNRTSNPKDVRWLERAMQSKVERIVTIAYLSMVKIDRALDKNLDDHQACWVALKDVKTLAFDHNLIIREAMTYIRQFVEFNPSMLFELLPRKFTAAQLRTLFELVYDKAVDVRNFHKKIAMMEYVVPLEEKQQGVAHRAARYYKFDKKIYNKVRR; from the coding sequence ATGCAGAATATACAGAAAAATACACCTTTGGCAAACAATCATATATCAGTAGACTGTGTAGTGATTGGTTTTGACGGAGAACAACTGAAAGTGTTGCTTGTAAAACGTGCAGGTGAGGATAATGGGGAAGTATATCATGATATGAAACTTCCCGGAAGTCTTATCTATATGGATGAAGCCTTGGATGAAGCAGCACAACGAGTTTTGTATGAACTGACAGGACTTAAAAATGTGAATCTGATACAGTTTAAAGCATTTGGTTCTAAAAACAGAACGAGTAATCCGAAAGATGTACGTTGGTTGGAAAGAGCTATGCAGTCAAAAGTGGAGCGTATTGTTACCATTGCATATTTGTCGATGGTGAAGATAGACCGCGCGTTGGATAAGAATCTGGACGATCACCAAGCTTGCTGGGTCGCTTTGAAAGACGTCAAGACATTGGCTTTCGACCATAATTTGATTATCCGGGAAGCGATGACTTATATCCGTCAGTTCGTAGAATTCAATCCTTCCATGTTGTTCGAGCTGCTTCCGCGCAAATTTACAGCCGCACAATTAAGGACCCTTTTTGAGTTGGTATACGACAAAGCCGTAGATGTGCGCAACTTCCATAAAAAAATAGCCATGATGGAATATGTAGTTCCTTTGGAAGAAAAACAACAGGGAGTGGCTCACCGTGCTGCCCGTTATTATAAATTTGATAAGAAGATATATAATAAGGTAAGGAGGTAG
- the fabD gene encoding ACP S-malonyltransferase: protein MKAFVFPGQGAQFVGMGKDLYENSALAKELFEKANDILGYRITDIMFNGTDEDLRQTKVTQPAVFLHSVISALCMGDDFQPEMTAGHSLGEFSALVAAGALSFEDGLKLVYARAMAMQKACEATPSTMAAIIALPDEKVEEICAAVNAEGEVCVPANYNCPGQIVISGSVPGIEKACELMKAAGAKRALPLKVGGAFHSPVMDPAKVELEAAIKATEIHTPKCPVYQNVDALPHTDPAEIKKNLVAQLTASVRWTQSVKNMVADGATDFTECGPGAVLQGLIKKIDGTVNAHGIA, encoded by the coding sequence ATGAAAGCATTTGTATTTCCCGGTCAAGGCGCCCAATTCGTGGGAATGGGTAAAGACCTGTATGAAAACTCAGCTTTAGCAAAAGAATTGTTTGAAAAAGCAAATGATATCCTTGGATATCGCATTACAGATATCATGTTCAACGGCACAGACGAAGACCTTCGTCAGACAAAGGTTACTCAACCTGCCGTTTTCCTTCATTCCGTTATCTCTGCCCTTTGCATGGGCGACGACTTCCAGCCGGAAATGACTGCAGGACATTCGCTCGGCGAATTCTCCGCTTTGGTAGCTGCCGGAGCCTTGAGTTTTGAGGATGGATTGAAACTTGTGTATGCACGTGCAATGGCTATGCAGAAAGCTTGCGAAGCGACTCCTTCCACCATGGCTGCCATCATCGCACTGCCGGATGAGAAAGTAGAAGAAATCTGTGCAGCAGTAAATGCAGAAGGTGAAGTTTGCGTACCGGCCAACTACAACTGCCCGGGACAAATCGTTATCTCCGGCTCTGTGCCGGGCATCGAAAAGGCTTGCGAACTGATGAAAGCTGCCGGAGCCAAACGTGCCCTTCCGTTGAAAGTGGGCGGTGCTTTCCACTCTCCGGTGATGGATCCTGCTAAAGTAGAACTGGAAGCTGCCATCAAGGCAACAGAAATTCATACTCCCAAATGTCCGGTATATCAGAATGTGGATGCTCTTCCTCATACCGACCCTGCAGAAATCAAAAAGAACCTGGTTGCTCAATTGACTGCTTCCGTACGTTGGACACAATCAGTGAAGAATATGGTTGCCGACGGCGCTACTGATTTTACAGAATGTGGTCCGGGTGCCGTACTTCAAGGATTGATCAAAAAGATTGACGGTACTGTCAATGCTCACGGTATTGCATAA